A genomic region of Devosia ginsengisoli contains the following coding sequences:
- a CDS encoding carbohydrate ABC transporter permease: MARSRQSRFERVEQVIIVSTLLLMAVTTIQPILNLVAISFSEPGQVPGMSGLAVLPNGFSLDVWALLLNHPGVQRGILNSLFITISGTVLNITFTTLMAWALSRPSLPGRRVLFVFVLITIVFEPGLIPDYFVVRDLGLLNTYWSVILYKMVNAWYLIILVRFFEDVPKELLEAAELDGANPFQTLWKVVLPLTRPALATITLFYLVYHWNEFLRPMIYLTDKSMHPLQVVLRQFVVEGDKLSMVGIDAMSNYEQAGQISIRALNAGMIVLTILPILAVYPLILKFFTKGTMSGALKG; encoded by the coding sequence ATGGCCAGGTCCAGACAGTCGCGCTTCGAGCGCGTCGAACAGGTCATCATCGTCTCGACCCTGTTGCTCATGGCGGTCACGACGATCCAGCCCATCCTCAACCTGGTGGCGATTTCGTTCTCCGAGCCTGGTCAGGTGCCGGGAATGAGCGGGTTGGCCGTGCTTCCCAACGGGTTTTCGCTCGACGTCTGGGCCCTGCTGCTCAACCATCCGGGCGTGCAGCGCGGCATCCTGAACTCGCTCTTCATCACCATCAGCGGCACTGTGCTCAACATCACCTTCACCACGCTGATGGCCTGGGCGCTCTCGCGCCCGAGCCTGCCGGGCCGGCGCGTGCTCTTCGTCTTTGTCCTCATCACCATCGTCTTCGAGCCCGGCCTCATCCCGGACTATTTCGTGGTGCGCGACCTGGGGCTGCTCAACACCTACTGGTCGGTCATCCTCTACAAGATGGTCAACGCCTGGTACCTCATCATTCTGGTGCGCTTTTTCGAGGATGTACCCAAGGAACTGCTCGAAGCGGCCGAACTCGACGGCGCCAATCCCTTCCAGACGCTCTGGAAAGTGGTCCTGCCGCTCACGCGGCCGGCGCTCGCCACCATCACGCTGTTCTATCTCGTCTATCACTGGAATGAGTTCCTGCGGCCGATGATCTACCTCACCGACAAGAGCATGCACCCGCTTCAGGTCGTGCTGCGTCAGTTCGTGGTCGAGGGCGACAAGCTCTCGATGGTGGGGATCGATGCCATGTCGAACTACGAGCAGGCCGGCCAGATCAGCATCCGCGCACTCAATGCGGGGATGATCGTCCTCACCATCCTGCCGATCCTGGCGGTCTATCCGCTGATCCTGAAATTTTTCACCAAGGGCACAATGAGCGGCGCCCTCAAGGGATAA
- the kdpC gene encoding potassium-transporting ATPase subunit KdpC, with protein sequence MFNQLRPAIVLTVLLSAVTGLLYPMAIAGMAQAAFPAQANGSRVVMDGVTIGSDLIGQNFVQPGYFRPRPSATGGEPYNAGASGGSNIGPTGKALVDRVAASVDALGGGPVPADAVTTSGSGLDPHISPQYAALQVGRVAEARGVDPAAIEAMLADMTEQPLLGILGEPRVNVLRLNLALDEAAPLGN encoded by the coding sequence ATGTTCAATCAGCTTCGTCCGGCCATCGTGCTTACCGTCCTGCTGTCGGCGGTCACCGGTCTGCTCTACCCGATGGCCATTGCCGGCATGGCGCAGGCGGCCTTTCCGGCCCAGGCCAATGGCAGCCGCGTCGTCATGGATGGCGTCACGATCGGCTCCGATCTCATCGGGCAGAATTTCGTCCAGCCCGGCTACTTCCGGCCGCGTCCCTCGGCGACAGGAGGCGAGCCCTACAATGCCGGCGCATCGGGCGGCTCCAATATCGGTCCCACCGGCAAGGCGCTGGTCGATCGCGTGGCAGCCAGCGTCGATGCCCTGGGTGGCGGGCCGGTGCCGGCCGACGCCGTCACCACGTCGGGCTCCGGCCTTGATCCGCATATCAGCCCGCAATATGCGGCATTGCAGGTCGGCCGCGTGGCCGAGGCGCGCGGCGTTGATCCTGCCGCGATCGAGGCCATGCTTGCCGATATGACGGAACAGCCGCTGCTTGGTATATTGGGCGAACCGCGCGTCAACGTGCTGCGTCTCAACCTGGCGCTGGACGAGGCCGCCCCCCTCGGGAACTGA
- a CDS encoding response regulator: MMQQRILVVDDEPQIQRFLRPALSAAGFEVETAATAAEARRLAATRAPALIVLDLGLPDGDGKDVIETVRAFSAVPIIVLSARDQEVEKIAALDLGANDYVEKPFGIGELLARIRVALRQAEPAESGPSERRFGNILLDLDHRHVLVDGAEVHLTPKEFDLFVLLAANANKVVTHHHALMQVWGPAHRDDVQYLRVVIAQLRAKLETDPKAPRHLLNEAGVGYRLVD, from the coding sequence CTGATGCAACAGCGCATTCTGGTTGTCGATGACGAGCCGCAGATCCAGCGCTTCCTCAGGCCTGCGCTGAGCGCCGCCGGCTTCGAGGTCGAAACCGCGGCGACGGCCGCCGAGGCCAGGCGCCTCGCCGCAACCCGTGCCCCGGCGCTAATCGTGCTCGATCTCGGCTTGCCCGATGGCGACGGCAAGGACGTCATCGAAACCGTGCGCGCCTTTTCTGCCGTGCCGATCATCGTGCTGTCGGCGCGGGACCAGGAGGTCGAGAAGATCGCCGCCCTCGACCTTGGCGCCAATGACTATGTCGAAAAGCCCTTCGGCATTGGTGAGCTCCTGGCGCGCATCCGCGTGGCGCTGCGACAGGCAGAGCCGGCCGAGTCAGGACCATCCGAGCGGCGCTTCGGCAATATCCTGCTCGACCTCGACCATCGGCACGTGCTCGTCGATGGCGCCGAGGTCCACCTGACGCCCAAGGAGTTCGACCTCTTTGTGCTATTGGCAGCCAATGCCAACAAGGTCGTTACCCACCATCACGCCTTGATGCAGGTCTGGGGACCGGCTCATCGGGATGACGTGCAATATCTGCGCGTCGTCATCGCCCAGCTCCGCGCCAAGCTGGAGACCGACCCCAAGGCCCCGCGGCATCTGCTCAACGAGGCAGGTGTCGGCTACCGATTGGTCGACTAG
- a CDS encoding sensor histidine kinase gives MLQLAARESRGKLTVFLGAAPGVGKTYAMLERARGRKAEGIDVVIGLVETHGRSETARLAEGIETLPRQGDRGVYGEFDLDAALARKPALLVVDELAHSNAVGARHPKRHQDIAELIAAGIEVWTALNVQHLESLSDLVARIAGVPVRETVPDTVLKGADEVILVDLPPAELIERLHAGKVYLPDNATRALDGFFKPATLTALRELALRRAADRVDDQMVDFLRQSAVEGPWATGERLLVCVGPDEMSEKVVRIASRLASGLNARWLVFSVSRPGAPLLDATSAERLEETLRLAERLGAETRRETAGDFVETILRLARREHITQIVIGRPAGRRWFRRSLPDAILRQAGDIGVHVVPVQASGATIRRPRRHLSLPQWALAAGLPVIAVGATTLLGLGINALIALQNLSMFYLAAVLLSAVIAGRGSALLAAILSFAAYNYFFIEPTGELTVAQPQEVLSLLIFIAVALAAGQLAARLREQVELARHQARQSQALLDFSRKLSGAFGEEAVLDAIASHLHASLGRPAIVLVPDGSGELSPAAAWPPDQPLDAAALTAARWAQDKKEPAGFLTGTLPQVRYLFWPIISAQRMLGVAGLAMGPRDEPLGAEDERTWQALLAQAAIAMDRARLNRESARASVAREGEKLQAALLSSLSHDLRTPLASITGAVTTLRQLGEKLPGETRDDLLLSIEEESGRLNRFVANLFDMTRIEAGMTKARREPIDLAQLIDTSVARARRLHPDLTVELSLAADLPPAMGDATLLEQVLFNLLDNAHKYGGAEQPVAIFARAESGAAMISVTDQGKGIPEADLEKIFDKFYRRAKGDGRPAGTGLGLSIARGLMTAMGGTITASSPATRKRGTRFTLHLPLARTGI, from the coding sequence ATGCTCCAGCTTGCCGCGCGCGAAAGCCGCGGCAAGCTGACCGTGTTCCTCGGCGCGGCTCCCGGCGTCGGCAAGACCTATGCCATGCTCGAGCGCGCGCGCGGCCGCAAGGCTGAGGGTATCGATGTCGTCATTGGCCTTGTCGAAACCCATGGCCGCAGCGAAACGGCAAGACTGGCCGAGGGCATCGAAACCCTGCCCCGGCAGGGCGATAGAGGCGTCTATGGGGAATTCGACCTCGATGCGGCTTTGGCCCGCAAGCCGGCTTTGCTGGTTGTGGACGAACTGGCCCACAGCAACGCTGTCGGCGCCCGCCACCCCAAGCGGCATCAGGATATTGCCGAGCTCATCGCTGCCGGCATCGAAGTGTGGACCGCGCTCAATGTCCAGCACCTCGAAAGCCTCAGCGACCTTGTTGCCCGCATTGCCGGCGTGCCGGTGCGCGAGACGGTGCCCGATACGGTGCTCAAGGGTGCCGATGAGGTCATCCTGGTCGATCTGCCGCCAGCCGAGCTGATCGAGCGGCTCCATGCCGGCAAGGTCTATCTGCCCGACAATGCCACCCGGGCACTGGATGGCTTCTTCAAGCCTGCCACGCTCACCGCCCTGCGCGAGCTGGCCCTGCGCCGCGCCGCCGACCGGGTCGATGATCAGATGGTCGATTTCCTGCGCCAGAGCGCGGTGGAAGGGCCATGGGCCACCGGCGAGCGGCTGCTGGTCTGCGTGGGTCCCGACGAGATGTCGGAAAAGGTCGTCCGCATCGCCAGCCGGCTCGCCTCGGGCCTCAATGCGCGCTGGCTGGTCTTCTCGGTCAGCCGGCCCGGCGCGCCCCTGCTTGATGCCACCAGCGCCGAGCGCCTGGAAGAAACCCTGCGGCTGGCAGAGCGGTTGGGAGCGGAGACGCGGCGCGAGACAGCCGGCGATTTTGTCGAGACGATCCTGCGTCTTGCGCGGCGCGAGCACATCACCCAGATCGTCATCGGTCGGCCCGCCGGCCGGCGCTGGTTTCGGCGCTCGCTACCCGATGCCATCCTGCGGCAAGCGGGCGATATCGGCGTGCATGTGGTGCCCGTCCAGGCCTCCGGCGCCACGATCCGCCGTCCACGACGGCACCTGTCGCTGCCCCAATGGGCGCTGGCGGCGGGGCTGCCAGTCATTGCCGTCGGCGCAACGACGCTTCTTGGCCTCGGCATCAATGCGCTGATCGCGCTGCAGAACCTCAGCATGTTCTATCTGGCTGCGGTCCTGCTCTCGGCCGTGATCGCCGGGCGCGGTTCGGCTTTGCTGGCGGCGATCCTGTCCTTTGCTGCCTACAATTACTTCTTCATCGAGCCGACTGGCGAACTGACCGTGGCCCAGCCGCAGGAAGTGCTGTCGCTGCTGATCTTCATCGCCGTGGCCCTGGCCGCCGGGCAGTTGGCCGCGCGACTGCGTGAACAGGTGGAACTGGCACGCCATCAGGCGCGGCAAAGCCAGGCGCTGCTCGATTTTTCCCGCAAACTGTCCGGCGCCTTCGGTGAAGAGGCCGTGCTCGACGCCATTGCCAGCCACCTTCATGCAAGCCTGGGACGCCCGGCCATCGTGCTGGTGCCGGACGGGAGCGGCGAGCTGTCGCCCGCTGCCGCCTGGCCACCCGATCAGCCGCTCGACGCCGCTGCACTCACCGCGGCGCGCTGGGCGCAGGACAAGAAGGAGCCTGCCGGTTTCCTGACGGGCACGCTGCCACAGGTGCGCTACCTGTTCTGGCCCATCATCTCGGCCCAGCGCATGCTGGGCGTGGCCGGTCTTGCCATGGGCCCGCGCGACGAACCCCTCGGCGCCGAGGATGAGCGCACCTGGCAGGCGCTGCTGGCGCAGGCCGCCATTGCCATGGATCGCGCCCGCCTCAACCGCGAGAGCGCCCGCGCCTCGGTGGCGCGCGAGGGCGAGAAACTGCAGGCGGCTCTTCTGTCATCTCTGTCGCATGACCTGCGCACGCCGCTGGCCTCGATCACGGGGGCAGTGACAACCCTCCGCCAATTGGGCGAAAAGCTTCCCGGCGAGACGCGCGACGATCTCCTCCTCTCCATTGAGGAAGAGTCCGGCCGCCTCAATCGCTTCGTCGCCAATCTCTTCGACATGACCCGTATCGAGGCCGGCATGACCAAGGCGCGACGGGAGCCGATCGATCTCGCACAGCTGATCGATACCAGCGTGGCGCGCGCCAGGCGGCTTCACCCAGACCTGACGGTCGAGCTCAGTCTCGCCGCCGACCTGCCGCCAGCCATGGGTGACGCTACCCTGCTCGAACAGGTGTTGTTCAACCTGCTCGACAATGCACACAAATATGGTGGCGCCGAACAACCGGTGGCCATTTTCGCCAGGGCGGAAAGCGGCGCGGCGATGATCTCGGTGACCGACCAGGGCAAGGGCATTCCCGAGGCGGACCTCGAAAAAATCTTCGACAAGTTCTATCGTCGCGCCAAGGGCGATGGGCGCCCTGCAGGGACAGGGCTGGGCCTGTCCATTGCACGCGGACTGATGACGGCAATGGGCGGCACCATCACGGCCAGCAGCCCGGCCACGCGCAAGCGCGGCACCCGCTTCACGCTGCACCTGCCATTGGCCAGGACGGGTATCTGA
- a CDS encoding ADP-ribosylglycohydrolase family protein has protein sequence MTERQNAGPTFDGRVRGLLHGVAFGDAIGAPVEKLTPAEIRDMYGWVGSLDNAWHRTSRNPAGGNGRVRGNGIVTDDTLMTLALMSVYNEVRRHLDAWDMADGMVRQIAWVRRYVPELQREAPLIERLFYPEKWIFQRHQLAACDPRQGGIGNMVNCGAAMYIAPVGVVNACDPQAAYDEAIAFASGHQQSYGLEAAGVLAGAVAAAFIPGTSIDAVAEKAYHLAKDGTRAAIGEIAEAATALRDKGAEHDEVVATFHARIRPFSPLGDDLDHTAQKVGRVTANYQPSRFFSIEELPLAMGFAIVAGGDFRRAVEAGVNSGRDADSIGVMAGAILGAMHGEAVIDPLEAAQIDKINRLDLAGEAETFSRTARTIFEEAEARNLTITRERAALSNCNATEDGHV, from the coding sequence ATGACTGAACGGCAAAACGCGGGCCCGACCTTTGACGGTCGGGTTCGCGGGCTGCTCCATGGCGTCGCTTTCGGCGACGCCATCGGGGCGCCCGTTGAAAAGCTCACCCCGGCGGAAATCCGCGACATGTATGGCTGGGTCGGCTCGCTCGACAACGCCTGGCACCGCACGAGCCGCAACCCTGCCGGTGGCAACGGGCGGGTCCGCGGCAACGGCATTGTCACCGACGATACGCTGATGACCCTGGCGCTGATGAGTGTCTACAACGAGGTGCGTCGACATCTCGACGCCTGGGACATGGCCGACGGCATGGTGCGCCAGATTGCCTGGGTGCGCCGCTACGTCCCCGAACTGCAGCGGGAAGCGCCGCTGATCGAGCGCCTGTTCTACCCCGAAAAATGGATCTTCCAGCGGCACCAGCTCGCGGCCTGCGATCCCCGCCAGGGCGGGATCGGCAACATGGTCAATTGCGGCGCCGCGATGTACATCGCGCCGGTGGGCGTGGTGAACGCATGTGACCCGCAGGCGGCCTATGATGAAGCCATCGCCTTCGCCTCCGGCCACCAGCAGAGCTATGGGCTCGAAGCTGCCGGCGTTCTGGCGGGGGCCGTTGCCGCGGCATTTATTCCCGGAACGAGTATCGATGCCGTGGCCGAAAAGGCCTATCACCTGGCCAAGGACGGCACCCGCGCCGCGATCGGCGAGATCGCCGAGGCCGCCACCGCCCTGCGCGACAAAGGCGCCGAGCATGACGAGGTCGTTGCGACTTTCCACGCGCGCATCAGGCCTTTTTCGCCGCTTGGCGACGATCTGGATCACACCGCCCAAAAGGTCGGAAGGGTCACGGCCAACTACCAGCCGTCACGTTTCTTCTCGATCGAGGAACTGCCGCTCGCCATGGGCTTTGCCATCGTGGCCGGCGGCGATTTCCGACGCGCGGTCGAGGCGGGTGTCAATTCGGGCCGCGACGCGGATTCGATCGGGGTGATGGCCGGGGCCATTCTCGGCGCCATGCATGGCGAGGCGGTGATCGACCCGCTGGAGGCCGCGCAGATCGACAAGATCAACCGTCTCGATCTCGCCGGGGAGGCCGAGACCTTCAGCCGGACCGCCCGGACGATCTTTGAAGAGGCCGAAGCCCGCAATCTCACCATCACCAGGGAGCGCGCCGCGCTTTCGAATTGCAATGCGACGGAGGACGGCCATGTCTGA
- a CDS encoding extracellular solute-binding protein, with amino-acid sequence MSFKHLLAAGTALAAITGLGGAALAQDEPVTITIINHESPRIEEQLARIEAAMAEKGINIDINQIGLPNAGYPDALSLRLLSGEVPDIIYFQGGDAEFAAQGILEDLRPWIAQSTYLKDALWPHNEVRLENYPYLLYVFPARTKSPVIRKDWLEQTGLAAPTSLDEWTEFLRVLSDSDYDGNGTQDTYGIIAPDNTAELDAIFNQSFGISSTWLADGNGEWIHSRVSDGEREKLEYYRMLYADGILDREFITSNWEIKEDKFYTGRVAIVAGTAGSVVDTYRTKMQQVHPDSELALLEPPDGLEAVNIAKEERGFAIHAMSDNKEAAFAFLDFMASPEGLMIDSMGYEGEHYTRDGDTYEVLPEMGLWYPRYWTVNPEYWTPPVDLLSSVAQASLEQGARYFTPDNAFVWPGELAANVDAAEQYYRSSVYRFVSGEWSMDQWDAYVQGWYDNGGQAMTDYARTVLDD; translated from the coding sequence ATGTCGTTCAAACATCTTCTGGCCGCGGGAACCGCGCTCGCCGCCATAACCGGACTCGGCGGGGCCGCCCTGGCCCAGGACGAGCCGGTCACCATCACCATCATCAATCACGAGAGCCCCCGGATCGAGGAACAGCTGGCGCGCATCGAAGCGGCGATGGCCGAAAAGGGCATCAATATCGATATCAACCAGATCGGCCTGCCGAATGCGGGTTATCCCGACGCCCTGAGCCTGCGACTGCTATCGGGCGAAGTCCCTGACATCATCTACTTCCAGGGCGGCGATGCCGAGTTTGCCGCCCAGGGCATTCTCGAGGATCTGCGTCCCTGGATCGCACAATCCACCTATCTCAAGGATGCGCTGTGGCCGCACAACGAGGTGCGTCTCGAAAACTATCCCTACCTGCTCTACGTCTTCCCGGCGCGCACCAAATCCCCGGTCATCCGCAAGGACTGGCTTGAACAAACCGGCCTTGCCGCACCGACCAGCCTCGATGAATGGACCGAATTCCTGCGCGTGCTGTCGGACTCCGACTATGACGGCAACGGCACCCAGGACACCTACGGGATCATTGCGCCAGACAACACGGCCGAACTCGACGCAATCTTCAACCAGTCGTTCGGCATCAGCTCGACCTGGCTTGCCGACGGCAATGGCGAGTGGATTCATTCGCGCGTTTCCGACGGCGAGCGGGAAAAGCTCGAATATTACCGGATGCTCTATGCCGACGGCATTCTCGATCGCGAGTTCATCACCTCGAACTGGGAAATCAAGGAAGACAAGTTCTATACCGGACGTGTCGCCATCGTGGCCGGCACGGCGGGGAGCGTGGTCGATACCTACCGCACCAAGATGCAGCAGGTTCATCCCGATTCCGAATTGGCCCTGCTCGAGCCGCCCGACGGTCTGGAAGCCGTCAACATCGCAAAGGAAGAGCGCGGCTTTGCCATCCACGCCATGTCGGACAACAAGGAAGCGGCCTTTGCTTTCCTCGATTTCATGGCCAGCCCCGAAGGCCTGATGATCGACAGCATGGGCTATGAAGGCGAACACTACACACGCGATGGCGATACCTATGAAGTGCTCCCGGAAATGGGTCTCTGGTATCCGCGCTACTGGACGGTCAATCCCGAATACTGGACGCCGCCGGTAGACCTGCTCTCGTCCGTTGCCCAGGCCTCGCTCGAACAGGGCGCGCGCTATTTCACCCCGGACAACGCATTCGTCTGGCCCGGTGAGCTGGCTGCCAATGTCGACGCGGCCGAGCAATACTATCGCTCCAGCGTCTACCGGTTCGTGTCGGGTGAGTGGTCGATGGACCAGTGGGATGCCTATGTCCAGGGCTGGTACGACAATGGCGGCCAGGCCATGACCGACTATGCAAGGACGGTTCTTGATGACTGA
- the kdpB gene encoding potassium-transporting ATPase subunit KdpB, which yields MSTKPVSMLDPAIFGPALRDAVIKLDPRQLIRNPVIFVTEIIAVLVTVLFVQDAMGAGDAPAFTGQIALWLWFTVLFATFAEAVAEGRGKAQADSLRRGKSDLIAKKLLFPDQRDNRGCEVIPATGLKIGDIVLVEVNDLIPGDGDVIEGVASVNESAITGESAPVIREAGGDRSAVTGGTQVISDWLKVRITTKPGESFVDRMIALIEGARRQKTPNEIALSILLSGLTLVFLIAVVSLYGLAAYSGTDLSVAVLAALLVTLIPTTIGGLLSAIGIAGMDRLIRFNVIATSGRAVEAAGDVDTLLLDKTGTITFGNRMASEFLPVAGVSERELAEAVLVASLADETAEGRSIVALAKSDFGLAEPRIIDNATTFIAFSAQTRLSGIDIEGRRIRKGAVDAVLRFVGLDKAQAGGDFNRAVEAIARSGGTPLAVAEADRLLGVVHLKDVVKPGIKERFAALRAMGIRTVMVTGDNPVTAAAIASEAGVDDFLAEATPEQKLDFIRKEQTGGRLIAMCGDGTNDAPALAQADVGVAMQSGTQAAREAGNMVDLDSSPTKLIEIVEIGKQILMTRGALTTFSIANDVAKYFAIIPALFLATYPQLGALNVMGLSSPESAILSAVIFNALIIVALIPLALRGVRYRPVGAAALLSRNLLIYGLGGLVAPFIGIKLVDMAVTASGLI from the coding sequence ATGTCCACAAAACCTGTCTCCATGCTCGATCCGGCTATTTTCGGGCCGGCCCTGCGCGACGCCGTCATCAAGCTCGATCCACGCCAGCTGATCCGCAACCCGGTGATCTTCGTCACCGAAATCATCGCCGTGCTGGTCACCGTTCTCTTCGTGCAGGACGCAATGGGTGCTGGGGATGCCCCGGCCTTTACCGGCCAGATCGCACTCTGGCTGTGGTTTACCGTGCTGTTCGCCACTTTCGCCGAGGCCGTCGCCGAAGGGCGCGGCAAGGCACAGGCCGACAGTCTGCGGCGCGGCAAGTCTGACCTCATCGCCAAGAAACTTCTGTTTCCCGACCAGCGGGACAATCGCGGCTGCGAGGTCATTCCGGCGACCGGCCTCAAGATCGGCGACATCGTGCTGGTCGAGGTCAACGACCTTATTCCCGGCGATGGCGACGTCATCGAGGGCGTCGCCTCGGTCAATGAAAGCGCCATTACCGGGGAATCCGCGCCTGTCATCCGCGAGGCCGGTGGCGACCGCTCTGCCGTGACCGGCGGCACGCAGGTGATTTCCGACTGGCTCAAGGTGCGCATCACCACCAAGCCGGGCGAGAGTTTCGTCGACCGCATGATTGCGCTGATCGAAGGCGCCAGGCGGCAGAAGACGCCAAATGAGATCGCCCTGTCGATCCTGCTGAGCGGACTGACGCTGGTATTCCTGATCGCCGTGGTGTCGCTCTATGGGCTGGCCGCCTATTCGGGCACCGACCTCTCCGTGGCGGTGCTGGCGGCTCTGCTGGTGACGCTGATCCCGACGACAATCGGCGGCCTGCTTTCGGCCATAGGCATTGCCGGCATGGATCGACTGATCCGCTTCAACGTCATCGCCACCTCCGGTCGTGCCGTGGAAGCGGCAGGCGATGTCGACACGTTGCTGCTCGACAAGACCGGCACCATCACCTTCGGCAACCGCATGGCGTCCGAATTCCTGCCGGTGGCCGGGGTCAGCGAAAGAGAGCTGGCCGAGGCCGTGCTGGTGGCGTCCCTTGCCGACGAAACCGCCGAGGGCCGCTCCATCGTGGCCCTGGCCAAATCCGATTTCGGTCTCGCCGAACCGCGCATCATCGACAATGCGACGACATTTATTGCCTTCTCGGCCCAGACCCGCCTTTCGGGCATCGACATCGAGGGGCGCCGCATTCGCAAGGGCGCGGTCGATGCCGTGCTGCGCTTTGTCGGACTCGACAAGGCGCAGGCCGGTGGCGATTTCAACAGGGCGGTGGAGGCCATTGCACGCTCGGGCGGGACACCGCTGGCCGTGGCTGAGGCCGATCGCCTTCTCGGCGTCGTGCATCTCAAGGATGTGGTCAAGCCCGGCATCAAGGAGCGTTTCGCGGCCTTGCGCGCCATGGGCATCCGCACCGTCATGGTCACCGGCGATAATCCCGTCACCGCTGCGGCCATTGCCTCGGAGGCCGGGGTCGATGATTTCCTGGCCGAGGCCACGCCCGAGCAGAAACTCGACTTCATCAGGAAGGAACAGACCGGTGGCCGCCTCATTGCCATGTGCGGCGACGGCACCAATGACGCGCCCGCCCTTGCCCAGGCCGATGTCGGTGTCGCCATGCAGTCAGGCACCCAGGCGGCGCGCGAGGCCGGCAATATGGTCGATCTCGATTCCAGCCCGACAAAGCTCATCGAGATCGTCGAGATCGGCAAGCAGATCCTGATGACACGCGGTGCGCTCACCACCTTCTCGATCGCCAATGACGTGGCCAAATATTTCGCCATTATCCCGGCCTTGTTCCTGGCGACCTATCCCCAGCTCGGTGCCCTCAACGTCATGGGGCTGAGCTCGCCGGAATCGGCGATCCTCTCGGCGGTCATCTTCAACGCGCTGATCATCGTGGCGCTGATCCCGCTCGCGCTGCGCGGCGTCAGGTATCGCCCGGTCGGCGCCGCCGCTTTGCTCAGCCGCAACCTGCTCATCTATGGCCTTGGCGGGCTGGTCGCGCCCTTTATCGGCATCAAGCTGGTGGACATGGCCGTCACCGCGTCAGGCCTTATCTAG
- a CDS encoding ABC transporter ATP-binding protein produces MSEIELKHVGKSYGNVSVLDDISLEMGDGEFVVLVGPSGCGKSTLLRMIAGLEDITSGEITIGGKVINHMPAKERDLAMVFQSYALYPHMKVADNMSFALKLAGTPRAEIKARVDEAAAILGLAHLLDRLPRELSGGQRQRVAMGRAIVRNPRAFLFDEPLSNLDAKLRVKMRAEIKKLHQRLGKTTVYVTHDQTEAMTMADKIVVLNGGRIEQAGAPLELYDNPANLFVASFIGSPEINLYEARYAGGTDVALETGARLPLGAPLDVPAGTEIVYGLRPQHIALTDDGVPAAVVVVEPTGDAQEVLARIAGEDISIVVRDHAPLSLGQTIHLAIDPARVLIFDRATGLRLR; encoded by the coding sequence ATGTCTGAAATCGAACTCAAGCATGTCGGCAAGAGCTATGGCAACGTCAGCGTCCTCGACGACATTTCGCTCGAAATGGGCGATGGCGAGTTTGTGGTGCTGGTCGGCCCGTCCGGATGCGGCAAGTCCACTTTGTTGCGTATGATCGCTGGCCTCGAGGATATCACCTCGGGCGAGATCACCATCGGCGGCAAGGTCATCAACCACATGCCGGCCAAGGAACGCGACCTGGCGATGGTGTTCCAGTCCTATGCGCTCTATCCGCATATGAAGGTCGCCGACAATATGAGCTTCGCGCTCAAGCTCGCCGGCACGCCAAGAGCCGAGATCAAAGCCCGCGTCGATGAAGCCGCCGCAATTCTCGGGCTCGCGCATCTGCTCGACCGGTTGCCGCGCGAGCTGTCGGGCGGCCAGCGCCAGCGCGTCGCCATGGGCCGGGCCATCGTGCGCAATCCCCGGGCGTTTCTGTTCGATGAGCCGCTGTCCAATCTCGATGCCAAGCTGCGCGTCAAGATGCGGGCCGAGATCAAGAAACTCCACCAGCGGCTGGGCAAGACCACCGTCTATGTCACCCACGACCAGACCGAGGCCATGACCATGGCCGACAAGATCGTGGTGCTCAACGGCGGCCGAATCGAGCAGGCCGGCGCCCCGCTGGAGCTTTACGACAACCCGGCCAATCTGTTTGTCGCCAGCTTCATCGGCTCGCCGGAGATCAATCTCTATGAGGCGCGCTATGCCGGTGGCACCGATGTCGCGCTCGAGACTGGCGCCAGACTGCCGCTCGGCGCCCCTCTCGATGTCCCTGCAGGCACAGAAATCGTCTATGGCCTGCGCCCGCAGCATATCGCCCTGACCGATGATGGCGTTCCCGCCGCCGTCGTCGTGGTCGAGCCCACCGGCGACGCCCAGGAAGTTCTGGCGCGCATCGCTGGCGAAGACATTTCCATCGTCGTGCGCGATCACGCCCCGCTCAGTCTCGGCCAGACGATCCACCTTGCTATCGATCCGGCGCGTGTCCTGATCTTCGACAGAGCCACCGGCCTGCGTCTGCGCTAA